The proteins below come from a single Argopecten irradians isolate NY unplaced genomic scaffold, Ai_NY scaffold_0041, whole genome shotgun sequence genomic window:
- the LOC138311523 gene encoding uncharacterized protein gives MTDSLWLNGPKDILCYVSDQGDSETELEYPLVNLDVDNEVRSLKTEVKSETVPVKQSDIGSRFEHFSSWYGLKRAISNLKHVASRKSATNCCQGRRFCESAKTPEDLKASEQLILRAVQNNSFRREIEALENGDPLPKNSSIRNLNPILDNDGLMRVGGRLRNSNLPDKEKNPIIIPKKHHVAHLLVAHFHCEVKHQGRLFTEGAIRASGFWIVGCRRLINAFLRKCVKCLKLRGKQQYPKMADLPYERLNPAPPFSHVGIHVFGPWSVVTRKTRGGQAQSKRWAVIFTCLMIRAVHIEVVEEMTSSSFINCLRRFVALRGEVKLIRSDCGTNFVGAAKELNADVIDIDSSDVRDFLSRKGITWKFNPPHSSHMGGVWERLIGVSRRILDSLLSGVAHKNLTHEVLTTFLAETSSIINSRPVTGIPADPDSPELLTPSTLLTMRTTHTVDSLCIEDFNPKHIYMSQWRCVQNLANCFWKRWKNEFLSSLQDRKKWQKDSRNVCEGDIVLLRDKTLHRNEWPMGVVSKAIVSSDSRVRKVEIRVGQDNVYFRPASEVVVLVPKE, from the coding sequence ATGACTGACAGCCTTTGGCTCAACGGTCCCAAAGATATTCTTTGTTACGTTAGTGATCAGGGTGATTCGGAGACAGAACTCGAATATCCTCTCGTGAACCTTGACGTCGATAACGAGGTCCGCAGCCTCAAAACGGAAGTCAAGTCAGAAACTGTACCTGTGAAACAATCTGACATCGGATCAAGGTTTGAACATTTCTCTTCGTGGTATGGGCTTAAACGTGCGATATCAAATCTCAAACATGTCGCGTCAAGGAAAAGCGCCACTAACTGCTGTCAGGGTCGACGCTTCTGCGAATCGGCAAAAACTCCAGAGGATCTAAAGGCCTCCGAACAGCTCATTCTTCGCGCTGTTCAGAACAACTCTTTTAGACGCGAGATTGAGGCGCTTGAAAACGGAGACCCTTTGCCCAAGAACAGTTCAATCCGTAATCTTAATCCAATTCTGGACAACGACGGACTAATGCGTGTCGGAGGACGCCTACGCAACTCAAATCTCCCCGATAAGGAAAAGAACCCTATCATCATCCCGAAGAAACATCACGTGGCTCATCTGCTCGTGGCACACTTCCACTGTGAAGTGAAACATCAAGGTCGCCTGTTCACTGAAGGCGCGATACGAGCAAGTGGATTCTGGATCGTGGGCTGTAGACGCCTTATCAACGCATTCCTTCGAAAGTGTGTGAAATGTCTGAAACTGCGCGGTAAGCAACAGTACCCCAAGATGGCTGATCTTCCATATGAAAGATTGAATCCTGCTCCACCATTCAGCCACGTTGGAATCCACGTTTTCGGTCCATGGAGTGTGGTTACTCGCAAAACACGCGGTGGTCAAGCCCAGTCTAAGAGGTGGGCAGTCATCTTCACATGTTTGATGATACGTGCCGTACATATTGAAGTAGTCGAAGAGATGACATCTTCTAGTTTCATTAACTGTCTTCGTCGTTTCGTAGCACTTAGGGGTGAAGTCAAGCTAATTCGATCTGACTGCGGTACGAATTTTGTTGGCGCAGCGAAAGAACTCAACGCTGATGTGATTGATATCGACAGTTCTGATGTCAGGGATTTCTTGTCGAGAAAGGGAATCACCTGGAAATTCAATCCCCCTCATTCATCCCATATGGGTGGTGTTTGGGAACGTTTAATTGGCGTCTCGCGCAGAATTCTTGACTCTCTCCTCTCCGGCGTCGCGCATAAGAACCTGACACACGAGGTTCTGACTACCTTCCTGGCGGAAACTAGTTCAATCATAAACTCGAGACCAGTGACTGGTATACCTGCAGACCCGGACTCGCCCGAGCTTCTGACACCATCAACGCTTCTGACGATGCGGACTACTCATACGGTGGATTCTTTGTGTATCGAGGACTTCAATCCCAAACACATCTACATGAGTCAATGGAGATGTGTCCAAAATCTTGCGAACTGCTTCTGGAAACGGTGGAAAAACGAGTTCCTTTCGTCACTTCAGGACAGGAAGAAATGGCAAAAGGACTCGAGGAACGTTTGTGAGGGAGACATCGTTCTTCTAAGAGACAAAACTCTACATCGTAACGAATGGCCTATGGGAGTCGTGAGTAAAGCCATCGTGAGTAGTGACAGTCGTGTTCGTAAGGTCGAAATACGAGTAGGTCAGGACAATGTGTACTTCAGACCCGCAAGTGAAGTAGTCGTCTTGGTTCCAAAGGAGTAA